Proteins from one Desulfonema limicola genomic window:
- a CDS encoding methyl-accepting chemotaxis protein: MKKYNKTLKRDIILLWSGSLILPPACWLANNWFLDLWGADEIIQVIFNPLRIVYFIIHIAASYITLNYCFDIIKKFENKKSEPHNQKAQAAAAYLPKIFLFMILIYCIIMPNIGIHSKGSIISTQYTLGELLGIPVIAIFSIPFFIVLLKKWEMFTSCVPISEKYIAFQLKGKIFFSAYLSFVCSIMIIIIVAYSCLHTSTSLIHALSLLLKKGIPLGVLICLVAAFDIILLTAQITSSMHSGVSRLKALSQGVLITHFDVPSKDEFGHLLIAMNSTVRIMKKSIGKASEISHLLAAGVADQSASIEESSSAMEEIASMTMKNAEDANQADKLMKGANEVVSRANTSMMRLSDSMHDISRSGDETGKIIKTIDEIAFQTNLLALNAAIEAARAGEAGSGFAVVAGEVRNLAMQSAKAAGNTTALIEDMVKRIKEGNELAQKTAHEFSEVSKTASETGSLLMSIASSSKEQAYSIEQIRKSFNEIEKVTQQNAGSADELSIIMGMFKTKK, from the coding sequence ATGAAAAAATATAATAAAACCTTAAAAAGGGACATTATTCTGCTGTGGTCAGGGAGTTTGATACTGCCTCCTGCCTGCTGGCTTGCAAATAACTGGTTCCTGGATCTATGGGGGGCTGATGAAATAATTCAGGTTATCTTCAATCCTTTACGGATTGTTTATTTTATAATTCATATTGCTGCCAGTTATATTACTCTTAATTATTGCTTTGATATTATTAAGAAATTTGAAAATAAAAAATCCGAACCGCATAATCAAAAAGCTCAGGCTGCAGCAGCTTATCTTCCCAAGATATTTCTTTTTATGATTTTAATTTACTGTATAATAATGCCTAATATTGGCATTCATTCAAAAGGCTCTATAATATCAACACAATATACCCTTGGGGAATTGCTGGGTATCCCTGTAATTGCAATATTTTCAATCCCTTTTTTTATTGTATTGTTAAAAAAATGGGAAATGTTTACATCATGTGTTCCAATTTCAGAAAAATATATTGCCTTTCAGTTAAAAGGCAAAATCTTTTTTTCCGCATATCTCTCATTTGTATGCAGCATAATGATAATAATAATTGTTGCATACAGCTGCCTCCATACTTCAACATCATTGATTCATGCACTCTCACTTTTGCTGAAAAAAGGAATTCCCCTTGGTGTGTTAATATGTCTGGTTGCAGCATTTGATATTATCCTGCTGACTGCACAGATTACATCCTCAATGCACTCAGGGGTCAGCAGGCTTAAAGCATTATCACAAGGTGTATTGATTACCCATTTTGATGTTCCCAGCAAAGATGAGTTTGGGCATTTATTGATAGCTATGAACAGCACTGTGCGGATTATGAAGAAAAGTATTGGAAAAGCCTCTGAAATATCTCATCTTCTTGCAGCAGGTGTTGCTGACCAGTCTGCGTCAATTGAAGAATCGTCAAGTGCTATGGAAGAAATAGCTTCAATGACAATGAAGAACGCCGAGGATGCAAATCAGGCTGACAAGCTTATGAAAGGTGCAAATGAAGTTGTATCAAGGGCAAATACTTCAATGATGAGATTATCGGATTCCATGCACGATATATCCAGATCAGGAGATGAAACTGGAAAAATTATTAAAACCATTGATGAAATAGCATTTCAGACAAACCTTCTTGCATTAAATGCTGCAATAGAGGCGGCAAGGGCAGGCGAGGCTGGCAGCGGGTTTGCCGTTGTTGCCGGCGAGGTCAGAAATCTTGCAATGCAGTCTGCAAAAGCAGCAGGAAATACAACTGCATTGATAGAAGATATGGTCAAAAGAATTAAAGAAGGCAATGAGCTGGCACAAAAAACTGCCCATGAATTTTCTGAAGTTTCAAAAACAGCATCTGAAACAGGAAGCCTTTTAATGAGCATTGCTTCTTCATCAAAAGAACAGGCATACAGCATAGAACAAATAAGAAAATCTTTTAATGAGATTGAAAAAGTAACCCAGCAGAACGCAGGCAGTGCAGATGAATTAAGTATAATAATGGGCATGTTTAAAACAAAAAAATAA
- the xerD gene encoding site-specific tyrosine recombinase XerD: protein MTELHILADQYMNYLVVEKGLAENTIESYAGDLDRYFAFLKKENIDNISDADMPLILNHLSDLKKNKVSPGSRARHLVSIRGFYKFMVQEGVLAKDPSKLIDLPKTRLKLPDILSADEVILLLNQPDMDKPAGLRNAAMLEILYAAGLRVSELVHLCMNNINTEACFIKVLGKGSDERLIPFGLYAKEKLLDYINNARPKLLKEKNSPFVFIARAGKPMTRQGFWKILKKYALAAGIKKSITPHSLRHAFASHLLEGGADLRAIQIMLGHADISTTQIYTHLAKKHLKDIHEKYHPRA from the coding sequence ATGACTGAACTTCATATTCTTGCAGATCAATACATGAATTATCTTGTTGTGGAAAAAGGGCTGGCTGAAAATACCATTGAATCATATGCAGGCGATCTTGACAGGTATTTTGCTTTTCTGAAAAAAGAAAATATTGATAATATATCAGATGCAGACATGCCTTTAATATTAAATCATCTGTCTGATCTGAAAAAAAATAAAGTAAGCCCTGGATCAAGAGCCAGGCATCTTGTAAGTATCAGGGGATTTTATAAATTTATGGTTCAAGAGGGTGTTCTTGCAAAAGATCCTTCAAAGCTTATAGACCTTCCTAAAACCAGGTTAAAGCTGCCTGATATTTTATCAGCAGATGAGGTGATCCTGCTGCTCAATCAGCCTGATATGGATAAACCTGCAGGTTTAAGAAATGCTGCCATGCTGGAGATTTTATATGCAGCAGGACTGAGGGTTTCTGAACTTGTTCATCTTTGCATGAACAATATAAATACAGAAGCATGTTTTATAAAGGTACTGGGAAAAGGTTCAGATGAAAGACTTATTCCTTTTGGTCTTTATGCAAAAGAGAAACTTCTTGATTATATCAATAATGCAAGACCAAAGCTTTTAAAAGAAAAGAACAGTCCTTTTGTCTTTATTGCCAGGGCAGGAAAGCCAATGACCAGGCAGGGTTTTTGGAAAATATTAAAAAAATATGCACTTGCAGCAGGCATAAAAAAAAGTATCACTCCTCACAGCCTGCGCCATGCTTTTGCAAGTCATCTTCTTGAAGGAGGGGCAGATTTAAGAGCAATTCAAATTATGCTGGGACATGCAGATATTTCCACCACCCAGATTTACACCCATTTGGCAAAAAAACATTTAAAAGATATTCATGAAAAATATCATCCCAGAGCATAG